In Prionailurus bengalensis isolate Pbe53 chromosome D4, Fcat_Pben_1.1_paternal_pri, whole genome shotgun sequence, the DNA window GTGGGCCCGTTCGACCACCGTGGCCTGGTGACAGGCCGACGTGAGCCGCAGGACCTCGGCCACCGACCCCCCGAAAAAGCCTCCCGCGTACTAAAACTCACCCTCGTCCCTGGGGACGTGCGCCTGGGACTGCGGCCCGCACTCGTAGGTGAAGGCCTCGCGGGCCGCCCCGTAGAAGCCGGGGTGCAGGGTGCCGAAGAGGGGGGACAGGATCTCCACGCCCACGTGGTCGCGGAACCTCATGTCCACATCCACGCACACCAGATAGTCCACCTCGCGGAGGAAGCGCCGCCGGGAGAAGTTGCTGATCATCTCCATGCGGTGCATGGACACGTCCTGCCAGCGCGAGTAGTTCCGGACCTCCAGGACCAccacctgcctcccttccccgAGGGGCACGCGGGGCACATCCCCCGGCCGGTCGGTGAACACGTAGTAGGCGACCCTGTGTCCCACCATGAAGTGCTTCTCCACCGTCTGCAGGAACAGCTCCAGGAAGGCCACGTATCTgcagggacaggggacagggtgggaggagggtcgCTGCCAGAGGCTGGCGGCAGGAGCCCAAAGCCTGGGCCGTGGACCTGTGCGCCTTATCGAGGAGGCAGACCCTCGGCTGCTTAAGGAACAGCCGCTGTCCTGGCCTGTCCTGGGCGAGTCTGCCCGCGGCGCCTCCCTAACCTCTGCCTCGGGGGACGGGGGACCATCAGCGCCCCGTCTTACAAAGGGGAGCGAGCCTGAGGCGGAGGAGGCTGGAAACCCGTGCAGCCTCGAGTCAGCATGCTGGAGCCAGCAGCGCACCCCGGTGCCGAGCTCCCCTGGCAGACCCCCTCCACCCGCAGGACCCGCCCCTGGCAAATGCCCTGCAGGTTCCCACCTGCTGTGAGGGAGTCGACACCCTTCGGGCACAGCTCTGGTCAACGTGGCCTCGCAGACTTCGCAGAACCTGCAGGGCCGGCCACCTGCCCCTCTTGGCTCAGTAGTCGGTCCCTGGCCCCCCAGGACTGTGTCTGCCCCTGCAGGGCCCTCCCTTGAAGGCTACTGGGCCCTCAGTCAATGGCGGGTATTCCGGGGAGGGGTCACCCCCCCATCTCCCCAGATCAGGACTCAGGCCCAGCATGTGGCCAGGGGAGGCCAAAGAGGGCCCCTGGAGGAAGAGGGGGCTTGCTCGGGCCCCAGCACTGAACCCGAGCGTGTAAGCTTCCGGGTCCAGGTCTGTATCTCCCCAACCCCAAGAGGTTGAAAGTCTTCTCCAACCGCCTCCCATGGCTGGTCCCTCTTCGAGGGGGCTCGCTGCTCCCCACCCTGCACACAGCAGCTCCCCCGTCATCGGGCAAGTGCGGTGAGCCCCTCGGTGACAGTTTTTTGAGCAGGCCCTAAGGCTACTTCCCGGTGCCTGGCCCAGAAACCCCTCCCACAGGGAAGGTGGGCACTCCATTTCAATAGAcgacacgcacacactcacacacacacacccctgcccagCCACCAGTCAGGTCATCAGGGGCAAGTCCAGACCCAGCCGATGTGATCGTGGGTTCACAGCTCGACTCGGGGAGTCTGGTTTCGTCTGAGGACATGCCCACCACCTGCCCACCCCCTGGGGACTGCACTCGGAGCCCAGAGGGGACACACGCGGACAGCCAGCGCACGCGCAGCAGGCACTTCTGCGTCAGAGTTACTGGCGCTGGCCGAGGAGCCTGGGCAGTGAAGCTTCTGGTTGGTGATTTCAGCCACTTGTGTCCAGGGACTGGAGTAGGATTCTGAGGCGACCCTGTGCCCTTCTTACTCCCTGCACTTGGGGCCAAGACCTGGGAAAGTGGTTGCAAAGGCCTCAGGGCCGTCCTCTGGGGTCTCGGGTGAGCTCTCCGGAAGGAGGAAGCCCCACCTGTCCACACGCGGGCCCCGCACCTACGAGCTTTCACTTCCCCCATGGCGATCCCGAGAGAGGATGCTGTCGTCAGCCCCACTTTCCAGAGCCTCAGAGAGACCACGCCACTTACCTGCGGCTGCCCAGCTCATTCGGCGGAAGTCACCTGTCCCTGGAGTCCCAGGGCCTCACTGCTCAGCTCCCTCACAGGAGCCTGGGGTCTGGCACCGAGTGCTGTGCCTGACCTGGCTGTCCCCCCTCCATGACCGTCACCCTATGCGGGAGCACACAGGAGCCCAGCTCCACAGGCACTGGCTTCCTACCCGTCCAGGGAAGCACACAGCTTACTCCCTTCTGCTTCTGCGGCTGGAGGAGGGCTCCCCTGCCGCCTGGAGGTTGGGGTGCTCTGCTGCTTCCTTGACTCAGCAGAGGAGCAACCTGGGGTCATTGGTGGGTCTGGAGCTGCCTTCCTGGGTGACGTGCAGCCTTCCGTCTCTGGAGGCAGCGCTACAGCCGGCATCGAGCCAGGGCTAGCTGGTGGGAGAACACCGACCCTGACCTTGGGCCTGGCACCGGAGCCAAAGCTGGAGCGGCCTCGATCTCGGCAGTTGAATCAGTGCCGGACCTGGAGTTGACTCGAGCTGGGAAGGGGCTTGACCTCTGGCTCTGGAGCCGGTTCTGGCTCTAGTTCTGAGCTGGTGACAGAACCGGCTGTGCCAGTGGCTCAGACGCAGAGGCCGGGGCTCAGACCGACTCTGAGTCTGGCGCTTTGATGGAGCTGGCTGGCTCTGCAGGTCTCTCAAGCTCTTGAGCCCGTGTCTGAGCTGACTCTAGGGCGGGATCTGGCGCTGAGGCCACTTCCGGTGCTGACGCTGGCTCTGGAGACGGTTCCAGCCCTAGAGATGCCTGTAGCTCTAGTCGTGCTGCCGGGAGCGATGAGGACCAGGTCTAGTTCACTCCTGCCTTGTCCGTTGCTCTGGAATGCACGTCGGTCCGACCCAGGCTCCAGAGCTGGCTGGTGCCGGACCTGGCAAGTCGGTTGACGACAgagctgcctctgtctctgcagcCGGTGATACCGCGGGTGCCTGTGCTGGTTCCAGCCCTTCCGCTGGTCCTGGAGCCGGTGCTGGAGCCGGCTGTGGTTCCGGGGCTCTCACGTGAGCTGATGTTAGAACAACGGCTCTGGACTTGACACTGGATCAGGTGGGAGAGCCGGCCCGCGCTCCGTAGCTGCTGCTCTGTCTGCTGTTGGGCTTGTGCCGGAGAGGGCTCTAACTCCGGATTCGGTACCAAAGAGCTGGCCCTGAAGGCGGTGCGAGCTTTGGAGCCGGGGGTCAAGCCCGCACCATGGGCGGCACTGGTGACATAAGAGGACGAAAATTGGCCACGTGAGCGCCTTCCCACGTGCCTTTGCAAAACCAGAAAACGTTCCAGCGCGTGTAGAAGCCCCAGCCCGAGGATCCACCCCAGGGCGTCTTCCTCACCTGTAGACCGTATGCGTGAATATCAAatacctctcttttcttcccttccttgacTTCTTATCGTGTAACATAAGGTGCATTAATAACGGCTCACTTCACATGATAGGATGTAAGTCACAGGATATCAATGACAAGCGTGGACGTCCCCTGAGAGCTCAGCATCCTCCTCGGGAAGAGGATTTGTATGGTTTGAACTGTATGTGGGACAGCTGTGCTACGTTAGGAGGGAGGATGACTGTCTCACTCTCTTTATTTGGAGCTTAACCTGGAGAACCTCAACTACCACAGCGCTAAACTGACTTTCCGTTCCCACTTTAAGAGTCTCTGTCACTTGCGGGCCTTAGAGACCGAGTGCCACGTAGCGTGCAAAGTGCCTCCCCGGTCCAGGCCTCGTGCTGCGTACTGGGTTCTGCGGGCACCTCCTGGGAATGCCGAGAAGTGCGAGGCTGATACTTTCCTGGCTGAGGACACAGGTGACCCCCCAAGCCCTCTTACCTGGAAGAAGCCACATTGTGGGCTCAAGCTGCCGCTTGTGAGACCGGCCAGAAACACCGTCAGCACCCAGACTCCCGGAAGACAAAAGCGGGCCTCCCGACGCGAGGCCTCAGAAAACAAGCCAGAAACGGTCTTTTCGGAACATGGACTTCCACAAAGGAAGTCAGTACAGAAGATGCTGCATTCCCTCTGACATGCGTCTCGGGTGAGCAGGGGATTTCGCCTCCTGGTCATTACCCGTTAGGACACATGCTTGATATGCTCTGTTTCCCGTACAGTTGTCTCCTTTAATGCTAAAAGTTCTCACTCTACAGTcgggacagagaagaggaaatcatGGCATACGCATGCCAGAGGCAGCCACCACCTGGAAGATTATCACTACTATTTTGATTTCTAGTTGTCCCTTGGGCGTGTCCTCTGAACGGGCCCACCCCCAGGCACACAGCGGCCCGAATGAGGTTAACCAGGACCAAAGAGCTCCCATCCGCATCCTGATGAGCTTCCAGAGaagttctgtgtgtttgtgtgagggagaaagacagaagaagagggaaagcGACGCGACTTCGTGGCTTTCAATCTGCTGTAAAATCTGATCGCCACTAAGTACAGAAAACCCTTGACAGAATCCAACACGATTTCGTGATACGAACGctcaaagcagaaacagaagggAATTTCCTGAGCCCTCCTACAGGCCACCTGTGAACAAGCCACAGCTCCTGTCACCCGGAAAGGAGGAAAGACCGGAAGCCTTGGCCCTGAGGTCAGGAGCAAGACGGACCAGGCCCAAGCCCCGGCTGCAGCCCACCCTGTCCTGGAGGTCTCAGCCGTGTCAACGAGGCAAGAAAGGGGGATAACAGACATCTAGGTCGGAGGGAATGAAGGAAAGCCGTCTCTACTTGCAAACAACGTGACTGGGTATACAGGAAATCGTACAGAATACACAGAAAATCTTCCGAAGTAATAAAATAGTTCAGCAAGGCTGCAGGATACAA includes these proteins:
- the LOC122474447 gene encoding LOW QUALITY PROTEIN: histo-blood group ABO system transferase-like (The sequence of the model RefSeq protein was modified relative to this genomic sequence to represent the inferred CDS: substituted 1 base at 1 genomic stop codon) → MGFLTQFVLLVTQAVVLASVFPSVTWGSLFAEEVETIQEVNRSHVEEGGSVLLIPCEPCCQTAPYTPNPVNPRISLTPGPAGCTAGAGGLEETVDTNAAHGAGLTPGSKARTAFRASSLVPNPELEPSPAQAQQQTEQQLRSAGRLSHLIQCQVQSRCSNISSRGNLQGICQGRVLRVEGVCQGSSAPGCAAGSSMLTRGCTGFQPPPPQARSPLYVAFLELFLQTVEKHFMVGHRVAYYVFTDRPGDVPRVPLGEGRQVVVLEVRNYSRWQDVSMHRMEMISNFSRRRFLREVDYLVCVDVDMRFRDHVGVEILSPLFGTLHPGFYGAAREAFTYECGPQSQAHVPRDEGEFXYAGGFFGGSVAEVLRLTSACHQATVVERAHGIEAVRHDESHLNRYLLDHKPTKVLSPEYLWDEQLLGWPAVVTKLRYVTVPKSHRVIRD